The genomic stretch CTGTTATTAATGTTAATTTAGGTTGAGGAGTTAACTCAGGATCATCAGCTAAAGCTTGCCTTACTCCTACACCCTCTTCAGCCAGTACAGAAGCTGCCCCTGCTAAAACCCCGACAGTTTTAGGATCTTTAGGTGTTATTTCAACAACACCGAAGCCTAAATATTTTGCAAGCTCTTTTAAAGATAAACCTGCCGACCTAATATTGGTAAATATAGTTTTTAATTCCTCATTTTCTTGAATAGCCTTAATAGTTTCGCAAACAGTTCTTCTATCAACTCCAGCAAACTTAGCAAGTTTAGCTGCAGGGACTTCAATTTCATTGCAATAAATTTTTCCATCTTGGTTTATTCTTAAACCGTTTTCTACAAGCGCTTTAGCAACCTTTAATCTTTCCGGATGCTTTTTAAAAAAAGAGGAGATTCCACTCCACAAGATTCATTACCATTATGAATATTTTTAGGCTTTGTTGAATTAATATTTTGCGGCTAAACATATAAGAAATTAAATATTCAATCAAGATTATTTTTATTCTAGAAAGATTAAAATACTTCTTTATTGATTAAAAATAGCATTATAAACTGATAAAAGGAGGGAAACCAAATGCCGAAAGAATTAATTGATAAAGAACATGCGGTTTTTCTTCACCCTGATGAAATGCCAGATTCCTGGTATAATATTTTAGCTGATTTCCCAGAGCCTTTACCTCCACCTTTAGATCCTAAAACGCTTCAACCAATAAATCCTGAGGCACTTCTCCGCATTTTCGCTAAAGAGCTTGTTCTTCAAGAAGCTTCAACAACTCGATTCATCAAGATTCCTGATGAAGTTAAAGATGCTTACCTTAAAATTCCTAGACCAACCCCTCTTATGCGCGCTAGAAGACTTGAAAAATTCCTTAAAACTCCAGCTGAAATCTACTATAAATGCGAGTATATAAGCCCTCCAGGAAGCCATAAACCAAATACAGCAATACCTCAAGCCTACTATAACATGATTCAAGGAATTGAAAAAATTGTAACTGAAACAGGAGCTGGACAATGGGGTTCAGCTTTAGCGATGGCTGCTGCAATATTCAATTTAAAATGCACAGTTTACATGACAGCCTCAAGCTACGATAAAAAACCTGGGAGAAAAATAATGATGGAAACATGGGGTGCTAAAGTTTATAGATCTCCAAGCGAAAATACAGAGTTTGGAAAAAAAATTCTTGCAAAAGATCCTAATCATCCTGGATCCCTTGGAATAGCGATAAGCGAAGCTATAGAAGATGTTCTTAAAAATGAGAATTCTAGATATTGTTTAGGCTCAGTTTTAAATCATGTTTTGCTTCATCAAACCATAGTTGGTCAGGAGGCTAAAAAACAATTTGAAATGATAGATGTATATCCTGATGTTATATGCGGTTGCATCGGCGGAGGCTCAAACTATGCTGGCTTCAGCTACCCATTTATGATGGATAAATTGAAAGGGAAAAAACCTGAAGTTGAATTTATAGCTTGCGAGTCTAAAGCTGTTCCTTCTACAACGAAAGGAAAGTACACCTATGATTTTGGAGATGCAGCTGAAATTACACCTTTATTAAAAATGTATACTATAGGGCATAATTATTATCCGCCACCAATTCATGGTGCAGGGTTAAGATATCATGGTAAAGCCCCATCCATGTGTTACCTTATAAACAAAGGCTATATGAAGTCTATAGCTTATAATCAAACTTCTGTTGGTGAAGCTGCAAGAATATTTGCTCAAACGGAAGGAATGATTACAGCTCCAGAAACCGCGCATGTAATTAAATACGTTATTGATATTGCTTTAGAATGTAAAAAAACAGGAGAGAAAAAAATTATAGCATTTAACAATTGCGGCCACGGTCTTTTAGATTTAGCGTTTTACGAAGAGCTTATTGAAGGAAAAATGGTTGATTGGGAGCCGACAAAAATAAATATACCAGAGTATGTTAAAAATTAAATTTTATAAATCTTTTAAAAACCTTTTTTTTATTTTTATGAACATCTTTAAACCTTAAATGCTAAAGCTTTTTATTTTATAGTCTTCATTACTATTTTTTGGTAAGGAATGAATGAAGACGTTAAGTTAATTAATAAAAAAGATTTTAAAGATAATTTAGTTAAGGTAATGTTAATTCAAGCATTAATCTTCTCAATCTTCTTAGCAATAGTTTATGCAGATAGATGGATTATAGAGGAGCTTTTTAAACCATATGATTTACTTCATTACACTAGATTGTTTCATTGGGTTTTCTTTGATATTTTATCAAATGTAATTTATGCATGCTTAGGATTAACTTACATTATTGCTAAAGGATTTAAAAGCTGGAGAATTGGCGTAGCAATATTTCTTGAAGGCGTAATATTACTTCGTTTAGGTATGGAGGATGCGCTTTACTATATGCTTTTTAAAGAAGCTATTCCATCAAGGTTACCTTGGCTTAACTATAACCCTATTTTAGTAGCTTCAACTTTTGCTGTGTCTAAAGAAGGGTTAACCTTATCTATTTTAATTTCGCTATTAATTATAGCTACTATTTGGATAATGGTAATTCGTCGTTATAAAATATGAAAGCTTTAATCTTTTATAGCTTCTAGAAAGCTTACAACATTCCAAAGCTTAACGCGAGTATATGGGGGCATATTTGGATCTTGAGAAACCTCCTCTAATATAGCTATAGCATTTGAAGCTCTAACTCCTAAAGTAAATCTTGAATCTTGAAGAGCGTTAATAGTTTCTTTAGCAGCTCTTCTAATGTTTCTAGGTGTTGTAGTATCTTGAGAAACTTCATTTAAAACGTTTAAAGCTTGCTTAATTCTTTCCTCGTATTCAGCCAGTTTTTTTAATGATTTTCTAGGGCTCATAATGCAGGCCTCCACGAATTTATAAACTTAAAAACCGATCAAATTTATTTAACCTTTTTACTTATTTAAAGCTTAATTTAAAGTTATGGTGAAAAACAAGTTGAATGAAATTAAACGTATGGCTGATTTATTAAAATCTGGAGCTATAATGCTTTCTGAATCTTGCCCAGTATGCAGCACTCCTTTATTCGAGTTTAAAGGCGAAGTTTTTTGCGCTAAATGCAATAAGCCTGTAGCAATAGTTAAAGGTTTAAAAGAGGAGGAAAAACTTAGAGTTAATCAAGCTTTAAGCTTGCTAGAGCAAAATTTAATTAAGAAAATATGGGAGGCAAATATTGCTCTTAAAGAAGAGAACGCTCCTGAAAAGCTTTCTCGCTTAACAGAGATGATTTCAAATTGGTTAACAATTTTAGAAAAAATTAAAAGAATTAAATCTGAATAAAAGCTTTCACCAACTTCAATTTTATTCATTATGCTTTGGTGAATATTCACTCGTTAAGATCTTCCTTATTTTTTTAGAAATTTTCTTTCCTATTCCATCAATATTTCTTAATTCTTCTTCAGAGGCTGTAAAAACTTTTTCTACAGTCTTAAATTTTTTTAAAAGCCTTTTAGCAATTTTAATATTAACATTTGGTAAACCAGCAACTAAATATTCTTGAAATGCGCTTAAGCTTAAAGGTTTTTTTTCAGCTCTAATTTTAGGTTCTCTCTTCTCATATATTTGCTCTCTTTTAGCAAGGCTGAAAAGGAAAAGCGCAGATTCAAAAAAATCTTTAGTTTCAACTAAAGATAAATTAAAGTCTGCTATTAAGCTTGAGACAGCACCCATAACAGCTTTAGGGTTTAAACTTCTGCTAGTAGATAAAGGGTTGCCTTCTATTAACATTATAGGTTTTTCATAATATTCTTTCATTTTCTTAGCTTGCTCAAACAATCTTCCATCAATAATTGAGGAACAAAAATCTTCAAAGGTTTTTCTTTCAACAATAAATCTATCGCTTAAAATGAAGTCTCCGCAATCAAGAGTTTTTAACTCTAAATGCACCCCTAGCTTTAATAACTCATTTATTACTTTAGAGTTTGCTTCTCGAGAATCTGCAATTATTTTTACGGATGCAGCTTTTTTATTTGGTTTATTAACAATAAAATCCTCCATTTTAGCCTGTTCTTTTCCTATTTCACTCATTATAATTCCCTGAAATTTTATTATTTTATAGTATAATTTTTCTAAAGCTTAAATTTTAATTTCTTCATAAAAATAGACGTAACTTTTAAGAGTGAGATTAAGCAAATAAAAAAGGAAAGCTTATTTTAAAGTGGTTAAATTTGAGCGCTTTAGAAGTTTTAGGTAAATCTTTAAGGGAAGCTGTAAAAAAACTTTTAGGTAAATCGATAGTTGATGAAGCGGCTGTTAAAGAGTTAATTAAAGATTTGCAAAGAATTCTTCTTCAATCAGATGTAAATGTAAAGCTTGTGTTTGAATTATCTAAAAAGGTTGAGGAAAAAGCTTTAAAAGAAGATTTACCGCTTGGAATTTCAAGAAAAGAGCATGTGATTAAAGTTCTTTATGATGAGTTAACTAAAGTTTTAGGGGAAAAACCTGCGGAAGTTGATTTTGCTAAAGAAAAAAAGAAAGTTATAATGCTTGTTGGTGTTCAAGGTTCAGGTAAAACCACTAGCGCTGTTAAATTAGCTAAATTTTATCAAAAAAAAGGTTTAAAAACAGCATTGATATGCGCTGATACTTATAGATTTGGAGCTTATGCGCAATTGCAACAATTAGCAAATAAAATTGGGGTTCCAGTTTATTGGGAGGAGGGTAAAAAAGCTGAAGAAATAGCTTTACATGGAAAAGAGAAATTTATTAAAGATAGTTATGATCTTATAATAATTGATACAGCTGGTCGTCATAAAAATGAAGCCGAGCTTATGGAGGAAATGAAGCGTTTAACTGAAATTGTAGCACCTGACGAGGTTATGCTAGTTATTGATGGTACAATTGGACAGCAAGCTTTTAATCATGCAGAAGCATTTAATAAATCAACTAGCATAGGCTCAATTTATGTTACAAAGCTTGACGGCTCAGCTAGAGGTGGAGGCGCATTATCAGCTATAGCTGCTACTGGAGCGAAAATCAAGTTTATAGGCATAGGAGAAAACATAGAGGATATAGAGCCGTTTGTTCCATCAAAGTTTGTTGGCAGGCTTTTAGGAATGGGAGATTTAGAAGCTTTAATTGAGAAAGTTAAGGAGGTTGAAGAAAGCTTAACAAAAAAAGAGGCTAAAGCAATTTTAGAAGGAAAATTTACTTTAAAAGATCTTTATAATCAAATGAATGCGTTAAAGCGTATGGGACCATTAAAGAAGATTTGGAAAATGTTCCCTGGCGGCATGGAAATACCTGAAGATCAAATTGAGATAGCTGAAGAAAAACTTAGCGCTTGGAGAGTAATAATTCAATCAATGACTAAAGAGGAAGTTGAAAACCCAAAGATTATTGATTCATCAAGAATTAAAAGAATAGCTAGAGGCGCTGGAAGAAGCGAAAAAGAGGTGAAAGAACTTATAAATCAGTATTCTAATATGAAGCGAATGATTAAATCTTTAAAAAGGCGGAGAGCTCTTTTAATGAGGAAGCTTCCATTTCCAGCTTAAAAATAAAAGGGGGAAGTTTAACTTATGGGTAAACGATCTAAAGGTTACCGCTCAAGAACCCGTTACTTATTGAGAAAAAATCCTAGAGAAAGAGGGAAAATAGGATTAAGCAGAGTTCTTCAAGAATATAAAGTTGACGATAAAGTTCTTATCGATGTGAACCCAAGCATTCATAAAGGAATGCCTCATAGAAGATTTCATGGAAAAATAGGGGTTGTGAAAGGGCGAAGGGGAAGAAGCTATATAATTGAGGTTAAATTCGGAAATAAATTGAAAGAAGCAATCATTAGACCTGAACATTTAAAACCCATTTAAAAAAAGGGATTTAAATGCCTAGAAAAATAATTAATGAAGAAAACCTTACTATTTCTGAAGCTAAACATATCGTTGAAAAAACTATAAAAAACAAAGATGAAGCTGGAGAATTGCAAAGAAGAACTATAGATTATTTAATGAAGTTTGTTAAACTAGATTATCAGCAAGCTAAAAAACTCGTAAAAGAATTAGTTAAACAATTTAAAATTGAAGAGGTGGAAGCGATTCAAATCGCAAACTGCATGCCTGAAAGTGTAGATGAAATTAGAATAATATTAGCTGCTAAAGGAAAAATTATTGAAAGCGAAAAACTTAAAGGAATATTGAATGTTTTAAGTAAATATCGTAAATAATAAATGGTTAAATCTTCTATAAACATTATTCTCCTCCTAATTTTATGGTAGTTTTGAATATTTTACTTTAAAAAGATTTAGTTTTGAGTTGATGAACTTTGATTAGAAATCAAGATAGCGGAGAGTTAAAAACTTCCTTCTCATCAAAGCCTCAAAAAATTTATGAAGAGTATGCTTATGCTCTAGATTTTTTACCATACGGTAAACCATCTAAAGATAAATTTAAGCCTATAGTTTTCCCTATAGCGCAGGTTATAGGAGAAAAATATTTTACTTTACTTGAAGTTAAATTAAAACCTAATATGGAAGTTAAAATTAGAGAAAAAATATATATTGGAAAAGAAAAAGAAAGAGATAAAGTTGATAGAGTTATAGGGCGAATAAGCTATAATGAATTAACAGCTACCGCTAAATCTGAGCTTCTAGCTATAATTGAGGAATTAGTTAAAACACAAGAACAAAGGTTTGTTGACTTCTTTAATAAAGCTCAACCGATAACCCCTAAAATGCATTCTTTAGAGCTTTTGCCCTCTATAGGCAAAAAATTAATGTGGCAAATAATAAATGAAAGAGAAAGAAAACGCTTTGAAAGTTTTAAAGATATTCAAGAAAGAGCAGGAATTTCAAATTTAACGAAAGTTATAGCAAAAAAAATTTTAGAAGAGTTAAGCGGAGAATCTAAATATGTACTTTTTATGAGGCCTTCTTAAGCATGAAAGCTTATACTTTAAAGTTTAAAAAGAATCTTGGGCAGCATTTTCTACTGAACAAGCAGATACTTTTAAGGCTTATTAACTATGCTGAAGTTAATGATGAAGATGTAGTTTTAGAAGTGGGTGCAGGTTTAGGGAATTTAACTGCTTTAATAGCTGAAAAAGCTGGGAAAGTTATAGCTGTGGAAAAAGACCGGTGTTTAGCTGAAGTATTAAAAAGAAAATTTAAAGATACTAATGTTCAAGTTATTGAAGGAGATATTTTAAAAATTCACCTCCCATACTTTAATAAAATTTTATCTAATATACCGTATTATATTTCTTCAAAATTTATTTTATTAATGTTAAAGCATAAATTTGATTTAGCAATTTTAACTTTACAAAAAGAGTTTGCTGAAAGATTAAAAGCTCAACCTGGAACAAAAAAATATGGAAGAATTACCGTGACAGTAAATAGAAGAATGAATCTGGAAATTTTAGAAACTATACCAAGAACCATGTTTATTCCAAAGCCTAAAGTTGACTCTTCAATAGTTAAGTTTAAACCTAAAGAATTTAAAGCTCAAGTGAACGAAGAATTTTTTGAGCAGTTTATAAGAAGCCTTTTTAATCAAAAAAGAAGAAGATTAAATAAAGTTTTGTTAAAGTTTCTAATTGAAAAGTATGGTGAAGATGGAAAAAAAATATTTGTAAAATTAAGCTTCCCAGAAAAGAGAGTTTACGAGCTTTCAATAGAAGAATTAGAAAGCTTAACAAGGCAAATACAAAATTCTATGCAATTACTTTTGGTTTAAAAACCTTGTTTAATAACTTAAAACAGGTTTTTTAAAAAATGGAAGTTAGAGTTGTTTTAGTTGAACCAGAATATGAAGCAAATATTGGTTATATAGCGAGAGTTATGAAAAACTTTGGTTTAACTGAGTTATATATTGTTAAACCCAAAGTAATATTAAGCTCTGAAGCTTTAATTTTCGCTGCTCACGCTAAAGACGTGGTGAGAAAAGCTGTAACCGTAAACTCTATTCAAGAAGCTATTAAAGGAGTTGAAATAATTATAGGCACCACAGCTAAACCCGCTAAATCCTCACGAAATATTTTAAGAATATCCATAAAACCTGAAGATGTTGCAGGTAAAATTAAAGCTTTAACTGGGAAAGCTGCTTTATTATTTGGGAGAGAAAGCAGTGGTTTATCTAATGAAGAATTAGGTTTATGCAATTTAATTTTATCTATACCAGCTGATGAAAATTATCCTACATTAAATGTTTCTCATGCAGCAGCGATAGTTTTCTATGAGCTTTATAAAAACAAATTGGTTGATAAAATTCAGGAAAAGCTTGAAAGAAACCATTTAATAAGGCTTACAAGCGTTTTTAATGAGGTTTTGTTAGAATTAAATATACCTAAACATAAATTGAATCTTACTCAAATAGCTTTTCAAAAAATGCTTTTAAAAGGTATTACGGCTTCAAGAGAGGCTACTTTAATGCTTGGAGCTTTTAGAAGAATTTTAAAGAAGATTAAGAAGATTTAAATTCTGCAATTTTTATAATAAGGAGAAAGCTTTAATTTTACCAGCTATCTTGAGTTAAGAAGGGGAAGATTAATGAGAGGAAAAAACTATAGACAGCCTAAGGGGCAACCTTACGCTAGAGCAGATTATATTCATGGAGCTCCTCCCCCTAAAATTTCTAAATTTGTTATGGGAGATACTAAAGGAAGCTTTGAGTATCGCGTTTCTTTAAAAGTTAAAAGCGATGTTCAAATTCGTCATAACGCTTTAGAAGCTGCTAGAGTAGCTGTTAATAAATCTTTGCTTAAAGACCTTGGAGAAAGCGGATATATGATTAAAGTTAAAGTTTTCCCTCATGTTGTGTTAAGAGAAAATAAAATGATTGCCACGGCTGGTGCAGATAGACTTCAAGAAGGAATGAGGCGAGCTTTCGGCAAGCCTATTGGAAGAGCAGCTAGAGTAAAAGCTGACAGTCCAGTTATAGAGGTTTACGTTAATGAAGCTGGAGTTCAATATGCTAAAAATGCTCTTAAAACAGCTTCTTCAAAAATTCCTTTACCATGCAAAATAGAAGTTGAAAAAATTGAATCAGTTAAAAGCTAATTTAAATAAGCTTATTTGGGGTGTAGTTAATGAATGAAAAAGAAAAAGCGTTTATATTATGGTTTGATGAAATAACTAAAGAAGACACTCCAATTGTTGGAGGTAAATCTTCAAGTTTAGGGGAGATGATTCAAAAGACAGGTGTTCCAGTGCCTTATGGTTTCGCTACAACAGCTTACGCCTATAGATATTTCTTAAAAAAAGCTGGTTTAGAAGAGAAAATTGAGAAAATTTTAATGGAACTTAAAGATCCAAATGATACAAAAACCTTGCAAAAAGTCGGAAAGAAAATTAGGGAATTAATTATTAAAGCTGAATTGCCTAAAGATCTTGCTGAAGAAATTAAATCTGCTTATATAGAATTAGGAAAAAGAGTTGGTGAACCTGAGCCTTTTGTAGCGATTAGATCATCAGCTACAGCTGAAGATCTTCCTGATGCAAGTTTCGCTGGTCAGCAAGAGACTTTCCTAAATGTTTCTAAAACTGATGAAGTTGTAGAAAAAGTTAAGGAATGCTATGCTAGCTTATTTACGGATAGAGCTATATTTTATAGAACTCAAAAAGGCTTTAACCATATGGCTGTCGCTCTCTCAACAGCTGTGCAGTTAATGGTTTACTCTAAAGCTGCTGGAGTAATGTTTACGCTTAATGTAGCTAATGGTGATGAAAGCCAGGTTTTAATTGAAGCCAGCTATGGTTTAGGCGAATACGTTGTTCAAGGAAAGGTAACGCCTGATGAATATTATGTTAGAAAAAATGATCTTAAAATAGTTCAAAAAGTAATTCCAAAGAAAAATATTCAATTAATTAGGAAACCTAATGGTGGAACCGAGGATGCGCCTATTCCAAAAGAGCTTCAAGATAAACAAGTGTTAACAGATGAGCAAATTATAGAATTAGCTAAATACGCTTTAGCTATAGAAAAGCATTATGGCCGTCATATGGATATTGAATGGGGTTTAGATGAAAGAAATAATAAGCTTTTCATTCTTCAAGCTAGACCGGAAACCGTTTGGAGCTTAAAGAAACCCGCTTCAGAAACTAAATTAACTACATTAACAAGTGTTATAGAAAGAAAAGTTATAACTAAAGGTTTACCTGCTTCTCCTGGAGTTGCAATTGGAAAAGCTCATATAATAATGAGCGTTAATGATTTGAAAGAGTTTAAGGAAGGAGAAATTTTAGTTACAGAGATGACAGCCCCAGATTGGGTTCCAGCCATGAGAAAAGCAAAAGCTATTATTACTAATAGTGGAGGCATGACTTGCCATGCAGCAATAGTAAGTAGAGAACTTGGGATCCCATGTATTGTTGGGACTGCGAGTAAAGGTGCTCCAGCCACCGAATCTATAAAGAATGATTTAGACATAACTGTTGACGCTACAAATGGTGTAATATATGAAGGGATTGTTAAAGATTTAGTTGAAAAAGAGGCTTTGCAAGCAGTTGAAGCAACCGCAGCACCAATAGCTCAAGAGGTTTATCCAGTTACTGGAACAAAAGTTTTAGTGAATTTAGGTGAACCAGAAATAGCTGAGAAGGTTGCTAAGCTTCCATGCGATGGAGTAGGGTTGATGAGAGAAGAATTTATATGGGCTTCTGAAATAGGGGAGCACCCGTTATACTTAATTAAAATAGGTAAACCTGAAAAAGTTGTTGACAAGCTTGCTGAAGGAATTAGAAAAGTTTGTCAAGCTATGTACCCTAGACCAGTAGTGTTAAGGTTTAGCGATTTTAAAACAAGCGAATATAGAAATCTAAAAGGTGGAGAAGAATATGAACCTGAAGAACCTTCAGCTTTACTTGGTTGGAGAGGCGCCTCAAGATATTATGATCCAAAATATAAAGAAGCTTTCAAGCTTGAAGTTAAAGCTGTAAAGAAAGTTAGAGAAGAATATGGGCTTAAAAACTTATGGGTTATGTTACCCTTTGTAAGAACCGTTGAGGAAGCTGAAAAATGCGTTAAAATACTTGAGGAAGAAGGATTAAATAGGGGACCAGATTTTAAAGTTTGGTTAATGGCTGAAATTCCAAGCAACATTATTCTCGCTGATCAATTTAATAAATTTGTTGACGGATACAGCATAGGCTCAAACGATTTAACAATGCTAATTTTAGGTTGCGATAGAGACAACCCAACTGTAAGCAGAATTTTTGATGAAAGAGATTTAGCTGTTAAAAGAGCTATAAAACATTTAATAGATGCGGCTCATAAAGATGGAAAAACGGTTTCTATATGTGGTCAAGCTCCAAGCGTGCATGGACCTGATTTTATAAGATTCTTGATTGAAGCTGGGATAGATTCTATTTCAGTTAACCCTGATGCAGTTGTTCAAGTTAAAAAATGGGTAGCAAGCATTGAACAAAGAATAATTTTAGAAAAAAGCTTGGGGAAAGGTTTAACTGAAGACCTGATGTTGAAATGGGATCCTAAATAACTTTTATTTTTAAATTTTTCTTTATATTTTGCATTGTTCTTAAGCTTTAACGGTTTTGCAAATGTATAATTTAGAAGAAAAAAAAGTGATAGAAGCAATTAAAGAACGAAAAGCAAGAAGAGTTCTCCTTCAATTTCCAGACGGATTAAGGACATACGCTTTTAAATTAGCTAGAAAAATAGAGGAGTTAACAAATGCGAAAACTATTATTTCAGCAGACCCATGTTATGGTGCTTGCGACTTAGCGCTTGAAGAATTAAAACTTGTTAATGGTGATTTATTAATTCATTATGGTCATGCAAAGATTCCAAAAATAAGTGAAGAAAAAACATTATTTATTGAAGCGCATATTAAATTAAACGTTAAGCCAGCAATTTTAAAAGCTGCAGAAATGTTTAAGCATGAGGAAAAAATAGGTTTACTAACCACTATTCAACATTTAAACTCGTTAATTAAGGCTAAAAATGTTTTAGAAGGTTTAGGAAAGAAAATCTATATCGGAAAGGCTGGTGGAAAAACAGTTTATAAAGGTCAAGTTTTAGGATGCGATTTTACAGCTGCTAAAAGTATAGTTGATAAAGTTGAAGGTTTTATTGTAATTTCTGGTGGAAGCTTTCATGGTTTAGGAGTTCAATTAGCAACTGGAAGAAAAACCGTTATAGCTGACCCATTTCTTAATGAAGCTAGAAACCTGAATGAGTTGGCTGAATCAACTATTAAAAAAAGATGGATTCAAATATCAAAATTTTCTGAATGCAAAAATATAGGAGTTTTAGTGAGTTTGAAAAGCAATCAATTAAATCTTGAGTTAGCTGAAAAAATAAAAAAGGAAGTTGAAAAGAAAGGGAGGAAAGCTGTTTTAATTTGCGTTAGAGAAATAACTCCTGAAAATTTAGATTCATTCATCGATATAGAGGCTTTCGTTAATACTGGATGCCCAAGAATACCTATTGAAGATCAATCAAAATTTAAAAAACCAATTTTAAATCCTGAAGAAGCTTTAATAAGCTTGGGGGTTATTCCCTGGGAAAACTATGGAAAAACAATTTTAAAATTAAAAGAAAACATTTAGAAATTGTTTTAAGCAAGCTTAAGCTTAGTCCAACGCTTAAATGTGAGCTGGAACAATATCCAATTTCGCCAGATGCAGCTGCAGAAATTTTGTTTATAGCATCTCAAATATATAATGATATAAAGGGGCGTAGAATTATAGATTTAGGTTGCGGAGCAGGTTTTTTAGCTATTGGAGCAGCAATCTTAGGCGCTAAAGAAGTTGTAGGCGTAGACTTAGATTTAAACGCTGTTAAAATAGCGAGGGAAAACGCTAAATTCGCTAAAATAAAAGGTAAAACGCAATGGGTTGCAGGGGATATAGCGTCTATAATAGGTGAATTTGATGTTGTTCTTCAAAATCCACCTTTTGGAGTGAAGAAAAAAGGCGCGGATATTCCATTCTTAAAGAAAGCTCTTGAAGTAGGTAAAGTAATTTACACGATTCATAAATCAGGTGAAGAAAACAGAAAGTTTATAAAAAATAAAATATTGAATGAAGGGGGAGTAATTTCAGCTGTTTTCCAAATGAATTTAACTATTCCTAAGCTTTTCAACTTCCACCATAAAAAAAAGCATGTTGTTAAAGTTGATTTATATAGGGTAGTTAAAAATGAAGATGGGAAAAAGATTTGAGTTTGTGGTGCCAGGAGATAGATTAGGGGTTGTTGAAGAGTTTTCTCCCGGTTCAGGAACATACGAGGTTAATGGAGTAATTTACTCTAAAATAGTTGGTTTAGCTATTAAAGACTTTATAAACAAAAGGATTTATGTTAAACAATATATCATGAAACCTATTTTTCCAAGCGATGAAGACGAGGTTTTGGGGATAGTTACAGGAGTGCAAGATAAAGTAGCTTTATTAAGCTTATTTCTTGTTAAAAACGCTATTTTGCTAAATCCTTTTACAGGTTTTCTTCATATTTCAGCTTCAAGCCATAAATTTGAGAAGTCTATGAGCGATGTGTGCAAAGTTACTGACGTGATTAAAGCAAGAGTCTTCAAAGCGAAAAACGGTATTCTTCAATTGACAACTGTTGGAGAAAATTTAGGGGTTATAATAGCTTTCTGCTCTATTTG from Candidatus Bathyarchaeota archaeon encodes the following:
- a CDS encoding UPF0147 family protein translates to MSPRKSLKKLAEYEERIKQALNVLNEVSQDTTTPRNIRRAAKETINALQDSRFTLGVRASNAIAILEEVSQDPNMPPYTRVKLWNVVSFLEAIKD
- a CDS encoding TrpB-like pyridoxal phosphate-dependent enzyme, encoding MPKELIDKEHAVFLHPDEMPDSWYNILADFPEPLPPPLDPKTLQPINPEALLRIFAKELVLQEASTTRFIKIPDEVKDAYLKIPRPTPLMRARRLEKFLKTPAEIYYKCEYISPPGSHKPNTAIPQAYYNMIQGIEKIVTETGAGQWGSALAMAAAIFNLKCTVYMTASSYDKKPGRKIMMETWGAKVYRSPSENTEFGKKILAKDPNHPGSLGIAISEAIEDVLKNENSRYCLGSVLNHVLLHQTIVGQEAKKQFEMIDVYPDVICGCIGGGSNYAGFSYPFMMDKLKGKKPEVEFIACESKAVPSTTKGKYTYDFGDAAEITPLLKMYTIGHNYYPPPIHGAGLRYHGKAPSMCYLINKGYMKSIAYNQTSVGEAARIFAQTEGMITAPETAHVIKYVIDIALECKKTGEKKIIAFNNCGHGLLDLAFYEELIEGKMVDWEPTKINIPEYVKN
- a CDS encoding amino acid-binding protein is translated as MWSGISSFFKKHPERLKVAKALVENGLRINQDGKIYCNEIEVPAAKLAKFAGVDRRTVCETIKAIQENEELKTIFTNIRSAGLSLKELAKYLGFGVVEITPKDPKTVGVLAGAASVLAEEGVGVRQALADDPELTPQPKLTLITEKKIPGALIPKLLNVKGVEKISIY
- a CDS encoding signal recognition particle protein Srp54 — protein: MSALEVLGKSLREAVKKLLGKSIVDEAAVKELIKDLQRILLQSDVNVKLVFELSKKVEEKALKEDLPLGISRKEHVIKVLYDELTKVLGEKPAEVDFAKEKKKVIMLVGVQGSGKTTSAVKLAKFYQKKGLKTALICADTYRFGAYAQLQQLANKIGVPVYWEEGKKAEEIALHGKEKFIKDSYDLIIIDTAGRHKNEAELMEEMKRLTEIVAPDEVMLVIDGTIGQQAFNHAEAFNKSTSIGSIYVTKLDGSARGGGALSAIAATGAKIKFIGIGENIEDIEPFVPSKFVGRLLGMGDLEALIEKVKEVEESLTKKEAKAILEGKFTLKDLYNQMNALKRMGPLKKIWKMFPGGMEIPEDQIEIAEEKLSAWRVIIQSMTKEEVENPKIIDSSRIKRIARGAGRSEKEVKELINQYSNMKRMIKSLKRRRALLMRKLPFPA
- a CDS encoding 50S ribosomal protein L21e, yielding MGKRSKGYRSRTRYLLRKNPRERGKIGLSRVLQEYKVDDKVLIDVNPSIHKGMPHRRFHGKIGVVKGRRGRSYIIEVKFGNKLKEAIIRPEHLKPI
- the rsmA gene encoding ribosomal RNA small subunit methyltransferase A, with amino-acid sequence MKAYTLKFKKNLGQHFLLNKQILLRLINYAEVNDEDVVLEVGAGLGNLTALIAEKAGKVIAVEKDRCLAEVLKRKFKDTNVQVIEGDILKIHLPYFNKILSNIPYYISSKFILLMLKHKFDLAILTLQKEFAERLKAQPGTKKYGRITVTVNRRMNLEILETIPRTMFIPKPKVDSSIVKFKPKEFKAQVNEEFFEQFIRSLFNQKRRRLNKVLLKFLIEKYGEDGKKIFVKLSFPEKRVYELSIEELESLTRQIQNSMQLLLV
- a CDS encoding DUF655 domain-containing protein, coding for MRNQDSGELKTSFSSKPQKIYEEYAYALDFLPYGKPSKDKFKPIVFPIAQVIGEKYFTLLEVKLKPNMEVKIREKIYIGKEKERDKVDRVIGRISYNELTATAKSELLAIIEELVKTQEQRFVDFFNKAQPITPKMHSLELLPSIGKKLMWQIINERERKRFESFKDIQERAGISNLTKVIAKKILEELSGESKYVLFMRPS
- a CDS encoding DNA-directed RNA polymerase subunit F, with translation MPRKIINEENLTISEAKHIVEKTIKNKDEAGELQRRTIDYLMKFVKLDYQQAKKLVKELVKQFKIEEVEAIQIANCMPESVDEIRIILAAKGKIIESEKLKGILNVLSKYRK